CCTTCCAACTATGTCTTCAAACCCCGTCGAGTTGAGATCTAGGACTTGCTCAAGTGATGCTACGATCTGGATATACTTGTGTCTCAGAAGACCCTTCAAGAACTAGATATACTTGTGTCTTGGAATAACCTTCAAGAACTTCTTGACCATCTTGGATTCTTCTATGTTTTCTCCCAACGAGGTTGCTTTGGATGATAGGCCCGATATCTTCCCCGCGAAGTCATCAACCGTATCTCCATCATCCATCTTCAACGTATCAAACTCCGTCATCAACGTCTGAAGTCTCGCCTCCCTTACACGATCAGCTCCTAGGTGTCGCGACTTGATGGCATTTCGCGAAGTCATAGACCGTATCTCCATCATCCATCTTCAACCTATCAAACTCCGTCATCAACGTCTGAAGTCTCGCCTCCCTTACACGATCAGCTCCTAGGTGTCGCGACTTGATGGCATTCCAGATCTCTTTTGATGCGGTTTGTTCTCCCACCTGGAGAATCAAAGTCTCTGGAACAGATTGAAACAAAAGAGCTATCGCAACATCGTTCTTCTTTTGATCATCTGAACCGGGTTCGATTGTGTCCCACACTTCATGAACACGTAATAGAACCTTCATCCTCATCGACCAAACTGTGTAGTTTGTCGGTGACAACATCGGACATTGGATGGATGTAGATCCAAAGTCCTTCGTGCGTGGAGCCCTAGTCACGTCCGCCATCTTGCCGTCGCAATCTCTTGTTCACAAGCACCGGGATCTTAAGCTACAACTTAAGCTTAGATCGAATCTCCAACCTGAGGCTCTGATACCAATTCAGATCTCTTAGAAACACAAAGAGTTATAAGAACAACTTATCTTATTAGCTTTAGAAACTACTCAAAACTAAAGCTCTCAATATGTTTCTCTCAGATGACTTGGATTGACACGGGATTTTGCTTCCAATATCTGCTTCCTAAACAAGCTAAACCTAAACTCTATATCTGCTTCCAATATAGAGTTGGACACGGGATTTCACAATCCCAACAATTGGTATCNNNNNNNNNNNNNNNNNNNNNNNNNNNNNNNNNNNNNNNNNNNNNNNNNNNNNNNNNNNNNNNNNNNNNNNNNNNNNNNNNNNNNNNNNNNNNNNNNNNNNNNNNNNNNNNNNNNNNNNNNNNNNNNNNNNNNNNNNNNNNNNNNNNNNNNNNNNNNNNNNNNNNNTCTCAAAAGCAACTCAAAGTAACCTTGCGACTAAGGGTGTCGAATGTCGAAGATGCGACAAGGCACCGAGATGATTCGCTAGAGGAAATGGCACAAGGTGTGTGGTCCTTAGCTTGAGGGGGAGAATGAGAGATGTCAATCCAAGTCCCACATTGGAAGTTTAGACAAGGAGTGTCTAATATATAAAGAGATGTCCAACTCTAATTAGTACGAGGCCTTTTGGGAAGGAAACCAAATTAAATCCATGCGGGCTTGGTTAAGGCCCAAAGTGGAAAATATCGTACTAATCGGACAATATAGAGTTGGACACGGGATTTCACAATCCCAACATTGTGCTCCCGCTTCCTATGGACTGGAAATGTTACTGATCGTGGAGTTGCAAAGATTGCGTGGAGTACAGTCTGTTTACCTAAAAAAGAAGGGGGGCTTGGCTTTAGAAATCTAGAAATTTGGAACAAGACCCTCTGTCTGAAGCTGATCTGGAGGTTATATATCTCTAACCCATCTTTATAGGCTTCTTGGATTAAGAAGTACAAAATTGGAGATGAGAGTTTATGGAGTCTCGAAGCTAAAATGTGGGTTCAGGGACATGGAGATCTCTCTTAAACTTGCGATCTTTAGCTACAAACTTCCTGAGAGCAGAGGTTGGAAATGGTGAAACCACACGCTTTTGGTGGGATATCTGGACCCCTTTAGGTCCCTTAATCAACGTATTCGGCGACACAGGTCCTCGTGAGCTCTCAATTCCTTTATTTGCTTCAGTTGCTGATAGCTGTGATGAAAATGGTTGGAGACTGAGAGGTGCGCGCTCGCCTGCTGCAGAGACCCTCCATATTCATCTCACGAGTATACATCTGCCGTCATCCTCACCAACTGAGGATGTATTTTACTGGCTCGTTGATGGGGAGAACATAGATGACTTCTCTGCCTCTCGAACATGGGAGGCGATTAGAAACAGAGCTCCTGCAGTCACTTGGTCAAACAGTGTATGGTTCAAAATGGCAACTCCTCGACATGCTTTCCCCATGTGGATCGCACAGAACGATAGGATGCCAACTAGAGTGAGGCTCACAAGCTGGGGCCTTGGGGTTTCATCAAACTGTTGCCTCTGTGACTCAGCGCCGGAGACCCGTGACCATCTGCTCCTGCGTTGTGATATCAGTAAACAGGTTTGGGTTTTGATTCTGAGTAGATTGGGGTATACTCACTCATGCTTCATCACTTGGACATCTTTTATTGAGTGGTTATCTCTAAGGGATTCCACTACTCCACTGATACTTAAAAGAATTGTTGCTCACGCAACTATCTATAGTATCTGGGGGGAAAGGAACTAACGTCTGCATGACGGAATCTCGTCTACACCTCAAACGTTGTATAAGCTCATTGATCGCCATATCAGAGATACAATCTTGGGGAAACAGCACAGCAAGAAGAGTTTCAAGAACCTTATGCTTTCTTGGCTGATGAATGATTAGTAAGTCTTTTGTTATGGGTTACACTTTGTTTTTATCCTTTTTTGCCAAAGTGCACCCCATCTAGCTTTAACTATTTTGTAAAATCTTACAAACTCTTCTCATATTTATATGAAATTCAAATTCTTGGCCAAAAAAAAAAAATTACGATTTTTTAATTAATATTTTTTTTTTAAAATGTTTATACCCTCTCAAAATCTCAAATATGGCCCTGAATGCAACATTCATTCATTCATTCGTTCTTCTTGTATTTGGTAGACCTTGACAACAACATGGAAACCGCCTCCTAAGTTGGACTATGCTATTGGAGTTCTTTCAGGTGATAAGGTATTGATTGTCTTTCCCTCTTTTCGAAGTTTGATAACATTGTACTGTCTAGTGTGGATGATATCTTATATAAGACTGGACTTGTTATTGGTCTCGCAGTTACACTTGAATCCTGTTCATGCTGTTCCTCAGCTCCGACCATCTATGAAGTATCTTTCATCCAAAAGAAAACAAGCAGAAGCTCCTGAAGAATCTGCAAGAACATCAAAAAAACAGGTAGGGGTCATGATCTAACATTGTTCCTCTAGAGTTTAGCCTTCTTATTTTCTCTTTGTCAAAGATTGTACTGAGTAGTTTGGCTACTAATGCCACCATTTTCATGATTCTCATCCCATTTTTTATCTATGACAGAACAAGGGAGTACAAGTTTCCAAGGATCAGAAACCAGTACCTGAAGAAGGAAAGACAAA
This genomic interval from Brassica oleracea var. oleracea cultivar TO1000 chromosome C2, BOL, whole genome shotgun sequence contains the following:
- the LOC106324452 gene encoding uncharacterized protein LOC106324452, giving the protein MADVTRAPRTKDFGSTSIQCPMLSPTNYTVWSMRMKVLLRVHEVWDTIEPGSDDQKKNDVAIALLFQSVPETLILQVGEQTASKEIWNAIKSRHLGADRVREARLQTLMTEFDRLKMDDGDTVYDFAKCHQVATPRS